From the Quadrisphaera sp. RL12-1S genome, one window contains:
- a CDS encoding AAA family ATPase: protein MESQQGARRDSADVGRNRERRRQRRLLRLAVVLAPVAGYLWYRLLTGDPVSSADLALPAVDPLYLMVGLFFLVMIGVLLAQVVVSGRSPHLVYRPEQIDVSMDDVKGLGPVKEEVQRSLDLFLAGRTFRREMGGTPRRGLLFEGPPGTGKTHMAKAMAREAGVPFLYVSGTSFQSMYYGATARKIRSYFRALRKAARAEGGAIGFIEEIDAIATVRHGMPMAPAPSASSPASSVTCCGGLEGLPLQTARVAAAHDHGRVVSAMNAEGVGGVVNELLVQMQSFDEPTGAQQMLGRLVDAVNLLLPAHRQLPRPKVEPVDVLLIAATNRADSLDPALLRPGRFDRRLTFDAPDQRGRREVLDHFLSRKAHEAELDDDERRDALAGITAGSTPVMIENLLDEALVNAVRRGASAMSWKDVEHARLVTSVGLGSPVGYTAREARLIATHEAGHAVVAHLVAPQRRLEVLTIIKRAGALGLLAHGDAEEVWTRSRSELVALVQIAFGGQVAEELAFGDVSTGPSSDLAYATRIGAQMVGSAGMAGSLVSFAAAEASPVGEGLVGRVLGDASARGQLEELLGAQRESVRALLGANTHLVAALRDALLERHELIGHEITDVLAAAGPAVVVPGVSAPPPVTAAVVLPETAPAAPTVGA, encoded by the coding sequence ATGGAGTCACAGCAGGGTGCCCGCCGCGACAGCGCCGACGTCGGCCGCAACCGCGAGCGGCGCCGTCAGCGGCGCCTGCTCCGCCTCGCCGTCGTCCTCGCGCCCGTGGCCGGCTACCTCTGGTACCGGCTGCTGACGGGCGACCCGGTCTCCTCGGCCGACCTCGCGCTGCCGGCGGTGGACCCGCTGTACCTCATGGTCGGCCTGTTCTTCCTGGTCATGATCGGGGTGCTGCTGGCGCAGGTGGTCGTCTCCGGCCGCTCGCCCCACCTCGTGTACCGCCCCGAGCAGATCGACGTCTCGATGGACGACGTCAAGGGCCTCGGCCCGGTCAAGGAGGAGGTGCAGCGCTCGCTGGACCTGTTCCTGGCCGGACGCACCTTCCGCCGCGAGATGGGCGGCACGCCGCGCCGCGGCCTCCTCTTCGAAGGCCCTCCCGGCACCGGCAAGACGCACATGGCCAAGGCCATGGCGCGCGAGGCGGGCGTCCCCTTCCTCTACGTGTCCGGCACCAGCTTCCAGTCGATGTACTACGGCGCGACGGCCCGCAAGATCCGCTCCTACTTCCGGGCGCTGCGCAAGGCCGCGCGCGCCGAGGGCGGGGCGATCGGCTTCATCGAGGAGATCGACGCCATCGCCACCGTCCGCCACGGCATGCCGATGGCGCCCGCCCCGTCGGCGAGCAGCCCCGCCAGCAGCGTCACCTGCTGCGGCGGGCTCGAGGGACTGCCGCTCCAGACGGCCCGGGTGGCGGCCGCCCACGACCACGGACGGGTGGTCTCCGCCATGAACGCCGAGGGCGTCGGCGGTGTGGTCAACGAGCTGCTCGTGCAGATGCAGTCCTTCGACGAGCCCACCGGCGCCCAGCAGATGCTCGGCCGCCTGGTCGACGCCGTGAACCTGCTGCTCCCGGCGCACCGCCAGCTGCCGCGCCCGAAGGTCGAGCCCGTCGACGTCCTGCTCATCGCCGCCACCAACCGCGCCGACTCCCTCGACCCCGCGCTCCTGCGCCCGGGCCGCTTCGACCGCCGCCTCACCTTCGACGCGCCCGACCAGCGGGGCCGCCGCGAGGTGCTCGACCACTTCCTGTCCCGCAAGGCCCACGAGGCCGAGCTCGACGACGACGAGCGCCGCGACGCCCTCGCCGGCATCACCGCCGGGTCCACCCCGGTGATGATCGAGAACCTCCTCGACGAGGCCCTGGTCAACGCCGTGCGCCGCGGGGCGTCCGCCATGAGCTGGAAGGACGTCGAGCACGCCCGCCTGGTGACCTCCGTGGGTCTGGGGTCCCCGGTGGGCTACACCGCCCGCGAGGCGCGGCTCATCGCCACCCACGAGGCCGGTCACGCCGTGGTCGCCCACCTCGTGGCGCCGCAGCGCCGGCTGGAGGTGCTCACCATCATCAAGCGCGCCGGCGCGCTGGGCCTGCTCGCCCACGGTGACGCCGAGGAGGTCTGGACCCGCTCGCGCAGCGAGCTCGTCGCGCTGGTGCAGATCGCCTTCGGCGGCCAGGTCGCCGAGGAGCTCGCCTTCGGCGACGTGTCCACCGGACCCAGCTCCGACCTCGCCTACGCCACCCGCATCGGCGCGCAGATGGTCGGCTCGGCCGGCATGGCCGGCTCGCTGGTGTCGTTCGCGGCCGCCGAGGCCTCGCCGGTGGGGGAGGGTCTCGTGGGCCGCGTGCTGGGCGACGCCAGCGCCCGCGGGCAGCTGGAGGAGCTGCTCGGCGCCCAGCGCGAGTCCGTCCGCGCCCTGCTCGGGGCCAACACCCACCTCGTGGCCGCCCTGCGCGACGCCCTGCTCGAGCGCCACGAGCTCATCGGCCACGAGATCACCGACGTGCTCGCCGCCGCCGGCCCGGCCGTGGTGGTGCCGGGGGTCAGCGCGCCGCCGCCGGTCACGGCAGCGGTGGTGCTGCCGGAGACCGCACCTGCCGCTCCTACCGTGGGCGCGTGA
- a CDS encoding VanW family protein: MGRAGGAAQLLEMLERGATAPPGTDGSARVPAQRRPQHRSDALDDGSEGSDAAADDGDPRADDAGPAPAAGGATSGVVVLPETGAAAVAGPARATAVLTRPGAGAPDEASVSRSQRVRVLALVSAAGLVAAAWSGASFRLADRVPEGTTVAGVAIGGLDREAAVQLLARTLEPRLDSPLAVRLDAPGQDGRTTTVDPGVAQLHLDAPATVSRAIGPAGLPTTLWHQLRGRGAVAPVLEGTDADLAAALDRAAVALDVPAVEGSVSFTSGQPVAVAPVPGTGLDRDAATALVRRAWLAAPGEPGGQRPLPLPAHTVQPKATVDAVDAALQTQARPAVSAPLAVEVAGRTVVLTPAQVVPALSVVLDGPALRLHVDGAALADAVATADPATRTAAQDARVDTSGAAPVVVPAVAGSEPDPASLAHAAAAALVATGDARTARATTRSVAPDLSTEAVTAMGVTALLGQVVSPLTADPARTQDVTAAARALDGALLGPGQSLDVGARTGAPSAEAGWVPATVVVDGRATSSLAAGTTQVASAVHAAAYAAGLQVDSRTAPVSWNPRDPAGLDAVVGAGTPLVVSQPAVDGDPKGALLRAEVVDGALRVQVWGAPDRQVSLSTSPASDVRPAPQLSDPSPQCVGQPGQDGFTTTVTRTTAPRAGTGRTGAPVTDEVTTTYAPRAAVTCTAPGGGTSTGVPLALD, encoded by the coding sequence GTGGGACGGGCTGGTGGGGCGGCGCAGCTGCTGGAGATGCTCGAGCGCGGGGCGACCGCGCCGCCCGGCACGGACGGCAGCGCCCGCGTGCCGGCCCAGCGCCGGCCGCAGCACCGCTCCGACGCGCTCGACGACGGCAGCGAGGGCAGCGACGCCGCCGCCGACGACGGCGACCCCCGCGCGGACGACGCCGGTCCGGCGCCAGCGGCGGGTGGCGCGACCAGCGGCGTCGTCGTCCTGCCCGAGACCGGTGCCGCCGCGGTGGCGGGACCCGCCCGGGCCACCGCGGTGCTCACCCGGCCCGGCGCCGGTGCGCCCGACGAGGCGTCGGTCAGCCGCAGCCAGCGCGTGCGCGTGCTGGCCCTCGTGTCGGCCGCGGGCCTGGTGGCCGCTGCCTGGTCCGGGGCGTCCTTCCGCCTGGCCGACCGGGTGCCCGAGGGCACCACCGTGGCCGGGGTCGCGATCGGCGGCCTCGACCGCGAGGCCGCCGTCCAGCTGCTCGCCCGCACGCTCGAGCCGCGCCTGGACTCGCCGCTGGCGGTGCGCCTGGACGCCCCCGGCCAGGACGGCCGCACCACGACGGTGGACCCGGGCGTCGCCCAGCTGCACCTGGACGCCCCCGCGACGGTGTCGCGGGCCATCGGGCCCGCCGGGCTGCCGACCACCCTGTGGCACCAGCTCCGCGGGCGCGGCGCGGTGGCCCCCGTGCTCGAGGGCACCGACGCGGACCTGGCCGCGGCCCTGGACCGGGCGGCGGTGGCGCTGGACGTGCCCGCCGTGGAGGGCTCGGTCAGCTTCACCTCCGGCCAGCCGGTGGCCGTGGCGCCGGTGCCCGGCACCGGGCTGGACCGCGACGCGGCGACGGCGCTGGTGCGCCGGGCCTGGCTCGCGGCGCCGGGGGAGCCCGGCGGCCAGCGGCCGCTGCCGCTCCCGGCGCACACCGTCCAGCCGAAGGCCACCGTCGACGCCGTCGACGCCGCCCTGCAGACGCAGGCGCGCCCCGCCGTCTCCGCCCCGCTCGCGGTCGAGGTCGCCGGCCGGACCGTGGTGCTGACCCCGGCGCAGGTGGTGCCCGCGCTGTCGGTGGTGCTGGACGGCCCGGCGCTGCGCCTGCACGTGGACGGTGCCGCCCTCGCCGACGCCGTGGCCACCGCCGACCCCGCCACCCGGACCGCGGCGCAGGACGCCCGGGTGGACACCAGCGGCGCTGCCCCCGTGGTGGTCCCCGCCGTCGCCGGCTCCGAGCCGGACCCGGCCTCGCTCGCGCACGCCGCCGCCGCCGCGCTCGTGGCCACGGGCGACGCCCGGACCGCCAGGGCCACCACCCGGTCCGTGGCGCCGGACCTGTCCACCGAGGCGGTCACCGCGATGGGCGTCACCGCGCTGCTGGGGCAGGTCGTCTCGCCGCTGACGGCCGACCCGGCCCGCACGCAGGACGTCACCGCGGCCGCTCGCGCCCTCGACGGAGCCCTGCTGGGCCCGGGGCAGTCGCTCGACGTGGGCGCCCGCACCGGCGCGCCCAGCGCGGAGGCCGGCTGGGTGCCGGCCACCGTGGTGGTCGACGGCCGCGCCACCTCCTCGCTGGCCGCGGGCACCACGCAGGTGGCCTCCGCGGTGCACGCCGCCGCCTACGCCGCGGGGCTCCAGGTGGACTCGCGCACGGCGCCGGTCTCGTGGAACCCCCGCGACCCCGCGGGCCTGGACGCGGTGGTGGGCGCCGGCACCCCGCTGGTGGTCTCCCAGCCCGCCGTGGACGGCGACCCGAAGGGCGCCCTGCTGCGCGCGGAGGTGGTCGACGGCGCGCTGCGGGTGCAGGTGTGGGGAGCACCCGACCGCCAGGTCTCCCTCAGCACGTCACCGGCCTCCGACGTGCGACCCGCGCCCCAGCTGTCCGACCCCTCCCCGCAGTGCGTGGGGCAGCCCGGGCAGGACGGCTTCACCACCACCGTCACGCGCACCACGGCGCCGCGGGCGGGCACCGGGCGCACCGGGGCCCCCGTCACCGACGAGGTGACCACCACCTACGCCCCGCGCGCCGCCGTCACCTGCACCGCGCCCGGTGGCGGGACCTCGACCGGGGTGCCGCTGGCGCTGGACTGA
- a CDS encoding TetR family transcriptional regulator gives MEPNVGEVKARRAYDASGRRARAAQNRARVLGAARDLLLAEGFAEFSVARVAAAAEVSVELVYKAVGGRAALLSTLLDVAVGGDDEPVALAEREALQALRPLTDAREVLHGYTAVAVAVQERTAPLLLLALRATGDPGAAALLAKADGERLVGMTGLARHLVGTGQTRPDLDLDAVRDALWALNGVQLWDQLVVRRGWSPAAYGAVLERLFAAAVLA, from the coding sequence GTGGAACCGAACGTGGGTGAGGTCAAGGCGCGGCGCGCGTACGACGCCAGCGGCCGCCGGGCGCGCGCCGCGCAGAACCGCGCCCGCGTGCTGGGCGCCGCCCGTGACCTGCTGCTGGCCGAGGGGTTCGCGGAGTTCTCCGTGGCGAGGGTGGCCGCTGCCGCGGAGGTCTCGGTGGAGCTCGTCTACAAGGCGGTCGGCGGCCGGGCGGCGCTGCTGTCGACCCTGCTCGACGTCGCTGTCGGTGGTGACGACGAGCCCGTCGCCCTCGCCGAGCGCGAGGCCCTCCAGGCGCTGCGGCCCCTCACCGACGCCCGCGAGGTGCTGCACGGCTACACCGCCGTCGCCGTCGCGGTCCAGGAGCGCACCGCGCCGCTGCTGCTGCTGGCGCTGCGCGCCACCGGCGACCCTGGCGCCGCGGCGCTGCTCGCCAAGGCGGACGGAGAGCGGCTGGTGGGCATGACGGGTCTGGCGCGGCACCTGGTCGGGACGGGGCAGACCCGGCCCGACCTCGACCTCGACGCGGTGCGCGACGCCCTGTGGGCGCTGAACGGCGTCCAGCTGTGGGACCAGCTGGTGGTGCGGCGGGGGTGGAGCCCGGCCGCCTACGGCGCGGTGCTCGAGCGGCTCTTCGCGGCCGCCGTGCTCGCCTGA
- the fdxA gene encoding ferredoxin, producing the protein MTYVIAQPCVDLKDRACVEECPVDCIYEGSRSLYIHPDECVDCGACEPVCPVEAIYYEDDVPAQWADYTTDNAAFFDEIGSPGGAAKLGAIAKDAPLVRALPPQETGH; encoded by the coding sequence GTGACCTACGTGATCGCGCAGCCCTGCGTCGACCTGAAGGACCGCGCCTGCGTGGAGGAGTGCCCGGTCGACTGCATCTACGAGGGCAGCCGGTCGCTGTACATCCACCCCGACGAGTGCGTCGACTGCGGCGCCTGCGAGCCGGTGTGCCCGGTCGAGGCGATCTACTACGAGGACGACGTCCCCGCGCAGTGGGCGGACTACACCACGGACAACGCGGCGTTCTTCGACGAGATCGGCTCCCCGGGCGGTGCCGCCAAGCTCGGCGCCATCGCCAAGGACGCGCCGCTCGTCAGGGCGCTGCCGCCGCAGGAGACCGGCCACTGA
- a CDS encoding anthrone oxygenase family protein, with translation MSAPAAVPCRTGLTVLATAATGLVAGVHLSGLPLAEALRTLGPADYTTTKRALDVSYPKLMKPLLLASLALLAASLAAQALAERRGTAASSGVALAAGVVVLVAVLRGDLPLNEQVAGWDPLAPPAGWEAVRADWERWFAVRTTASGVAFTAALAALVTAVPAAGRPSTPRGRRTGPGTARS, from the coding sequence GTGAGCGCACCCGCAGCCGTCCCCTGCCGCACCGGGCTGACGGTCCTCGCCACCGCCGCCACCGGGCTCGTGGCGGGGGTCCACCTCAGCGGCCTGCCGCTGGCGGAAGCGCTGCGCACCCTCGGCCCGGCGGACTACACCACCACCAAGCGAGCGCTCGACGTCAGCTACCCGAAGCTCATGAAGCCCCTGCTGCTCGCCTCGCTGGCCCTGCTCGCCGCGTCCCTGGCCGCCCAGGCCCTGGCGGAGCGCCGCGGGACGGCGGCGAGCAGCGGTGTCGCGCTGGCCGCCGGCGTCGTCGTCCTCGTCGCGGTCCTGCGCGGAGACCTGCCGCTCAACGAGCAGGTGGCCGGGTGGGACCCGCTCGCGCCGCCCGCCGGGTGGGAGGCGGTGCGGGCGGACTGGGAGCGGTGGTTCGCGGTCCGGACGACCGCCAGCGGCGTCGCGTTCACCGCGGCCCTGGCCGCGCTGGTGACCGCGGTCCCCGCAGCGGGGCGCCCCTCGACCCCGCGAGGGCGGAGGACAGGGCCAGGAACAGCGCGTTCCTGA
- a CDS encoding citrate synthase, protein MTDPATGPLTAVPAESPVALVHPGGVLPLTVVPAVDGNDGLDVSGLLKRTDFVTLDPGFVNTASCQSDITYIDGDAGVLRYRGYPIEQLAEHSTFAEVSYLLINGELPTADQLADFTARINRHTILHEDLKRFFDGFPRDAHPMPVLSSAVSTLSTFYQDSLNPKDAAQVDLSTFRLLAKLPTIAAYAYSKSTGRPMLYPDNSRGLVENFLRMTFGWPAEPYEPDPEMVKALDLLFVLHADHEQNCSTSTVRMVGSSGANLFASVSAGIHALSGPAHGGANSAVLEMLEAIHRGDDDADSFMAKVKDKRDGVRLMGFGHRVYKNYDPRAAIVKKTADQVLARADNPLLDIAKRLEEIALQDDYFVERKLYPNVDFYTGLIYQAMGFPTRMFTVLFALGRLPGWIAQWREGVTDPAMKINRPRQVYTGAGERDYVPVTER, encoded by the coding sequence ATGACCGACCCCGCGACCGGCCCGCTGACCGCCGTGCCCGCGGAATCGCCCGTGGCCCTGGTCCACCCCGGGGGCGTGCTGCCGCTGACCGTGGTGCCCGCGGTCGACGGCAACGACGGGCTGGACGTCTCCGGCCTGCTCAAGCGGACCGACTTCGTCACGCTCGACCCGGGCTTCGTGAACACGGCCTCGTGCCAGAGCGACATCACCTACATCGACGGTGACGCCGGCGTGCTGCGCTACCGCGGCTACCCGATCGAGCAGCTCGCCGAGCACTCCACCTTCGCCGAGGTGAGCTACCTGCTCATCAACGGCGAGCTGCCCACGGCGGACCAGCTGGCCGACTTCACGGCCAGGATCAACCGGCACACGATCCTCCACGAGGACCTCAAGCGGTTCTTCGACGGCTTCCCGCGCGACGCGCACCCGATGCCGGTGCTGAGCTCGGCGGTCTCGACGCTGTCGACCTTCTACCAGGACTCGCTGAACCCCAAGGACGCCGCGCAGGTCGACCTGTCGACGTTCCGGCTGCTGGCCAAGCTCCCGACCATCGCGGCGTACGCGTACTCCAAGTCGACCGGGCGCCCGATGCTCTACCCGGACAACTCCCGGGGCCTGGTGGAGAACTTCCTGCGGATGACGTTCGGCTGGCCCGCCGAGCCGTACGAGCCCGACCCGGAGATGGTCAAGGCGCTCGACCTGCTCTTCGTGCTCCACGCCGACCACGAGCAGAACTGCTCCACCTCCACCGTCCGCATGGTGGGCTCCTCCGGGGCCAACCTCTTCGCGTCCGTCTCGGCCGGCATCCACGCCCTGTCGGGTCCCGCGCACGGCGGCGCCAACTCGGCCGTGCTGGAGATGCTCGAGGCGATCCACCGCGGCGACGACGACGCCGACTCCTTCATGGCCAAGGTCAAGGACAAGCGCGACGGCGTGCGCCTCATGGGCTTCGGGCACCGCGTCTACAAGAACTACGACCCGCGGGCCGCCATCGTGAAGAAGACCGCCGACCAGGTGCTGGCACGGGCCGACAACCCGCTCCTGGACATCGCCAAGCGCCTGGAGGAGATCGCCCTCCAGGACGACTACTTCGTGGAGCGCAAGCTCTACCCCAACGTCGACTTCTACACCGGCCTGATCTACCAGGCGATGGGCTTCCCCACGCGGATGTTCACGGTGCTCTTCGCGCTGGGTCGCCTGCCGGGGTGGATCGCGCAGTGGCGCGAGGGCGTCACGGACCCCGCCATGAAGATCAACCGCCCGCGCCAGGTCTACACCGGTGCCGGCGAGCGCGACTACGTGCCCGTGACGGAGCGCTGA
- the mshB gene encoding N-acetyl-1-D-myo-inositol-2-amino-2-deoxy-alpha-D-glucopyranoside deacetylase produces the protein MESLDVPRRLLLVHAHPDDETIGNGATMARYASAGAGVTLVTCTRGERGEVVEPELAHLEGDHAALSAHRVLELAAAMEALGVTDHRFLDDAPLAGEDAAATAAVRYEDSGMAWGEGMRAVAAPDTGPSAFARADLDEAAARLAGVLREVRPQVLVTYEPGGGYGHPDHVQAAAVARRAVELAADPSASRVAGGVPWEVAKCYEGVVPASVAEESFGGDRSSWPTMVVDDDEVACVVEAPEQLSAKAAALRAHRSQVRTRLAGEGGAGAPEFMVSQDRWQPVWTTEAYRLARGAAAPDTRRGDGLETDLFAGIAPPA, from the coding sequence ATGGAGTCCCTCGACGTCCCGCGGCGCCTGCTGCTGGTCCACGCGCACCCCGACGACGAGACCATCGGCAACGGCGCCACCATGGCCCGCTACGCCAGCGCCGGTGCCGGCGTCACGCTCGTCACCTGCACCCGCGGGGAGCGCGGGGAGGTGGTGGAGCCCGAGCTCGCGCACCTGGAGGGGGACCACGCCGCGCTGAGCGCGCACCGCGTGCTGGAGCTGGCCGCCGCGATGGAGGCCCTCGGCGTCACCGACCACCGCTTCCTCGACGACGCCCCGCTCGCGGGGGAGGACGCCGCCGCCACGGCGGCCGTGCGCTACGAGGACTCCGGCATGGCGTGGGGGGAGGGCATGCGCGCCGTCGCCGCCCCCGACACCGGGCCGTCGGCCTTCGCCCGCGCCGACCTCGACGAGGCCGCCGCGCGCCTGGCGGGCGTGCTGCGGGAGGTGCGACCGCAGGTGCTGGTGACCTACGAGCCGGGTGGCGGCTACGGCCACCCCGACCACGTCCAGGCCGCCGCGGTGGCGCGCCGCGCCGTGGAGCTGGCCGCCGACCCCTCGGCCTCGCGCGTGGCCGGCGGCGTGCCGTGGGAGGTGGCCAAGTGCTACGAGGGCGTGGTCCCGGCGTCCGTGGCGGAGGAGTCCTTCGGCGGCGACCGCTCGTCGTGGCCGACCATGGTGGTCGACGACGACGAGGTCGCCTGCGTGGTCGAGGCCCCCGAGCAGCTGTCCGCCAAGGCGGCGGCGCTGCGCGCCCACCGCAGCCAGGTCCGCACCCGGCTCGCGGGGGAGGGGGGCGCCGGAGCGCCGGAGTTCATGGTCAGCCAGGACCGCTGGCAGCCGGTGTGGACCACGGAGGCGTACCGGCTGGCGCGCGGCGCCGCCGCTCCCGACACCCGTCGCGGCGACGGCCTGGAGACCGACCTCTTCGCGGGGATCGCACCCCCAGCGTGA
- a CDS encoding flavin reductase family protein — MSEDPHQPDGQPDGQHVDPDAAAAAFEGFAAGVAVASTRWRGLDHAITVTSCTWVSREPPLLLVCVHEDARFLDAVEGAGTWGLSLLPAGARATAGWLATPGRPAVGQLDRVPHRPGPVTGAPLLEGALEAFECRTTAVHPAGDHAVVVGLVVGLAAPAGGAADAPLVRFRRSYHGLA; from the coding sequence GTGAGCGAGGACCCCCACCAGCCTGACGGCCAGCCCGACGGCCAGCACGTCGACCCGGACGCCGCCGCGGCGGCGTTCGAGGGCTTCGCGGCCGGGGTCGCCGTCGCCAGCACCCGCTGGCGCGGCCTGGACCACGCCATCACCGTCACCTCGTGCACGTGGGTCAGCCGGGAGCCCCCGCTGCTGCTGGTGTGCGTGCACGAGGACGCGCGCTTCCTCGACGCCGTGGAGGGGGCCGGCACGTGGGGCCTGTCGCTGCTGCCCGCCGGTGCGCGCGCGACGGCCGGGTGGCTCGCGACGCCGGGGCGGCCCGCCGTCGGGCAGCTGGACCGGGTGCCGCACCGGCCCGGCCCCGTGACCGGCGCCCCGCTCCTGGAGGGCGCGCTGGAGGCGTTCGAGTGCCGCACCACGGCCGTGCACCCCGCCGGGGACCACGCCGTGGTGGTGGGCCTCGTGGTCGGCCTCGCCGCGCCGGCGGGCGGGGCGGCGGACGCGCCCCTGGTCAGGTTCCGGCGTTCCTACCACGGGCTGGCCTGA
- the dapC gene encoding succinyldiaminopimelate transaminase: MSGWSARGGGASRTGALPDFPWDTIRAAADRARSHPGGIVDLSVGTPVDPTPEVVQRALRDAADAPGYPLTAGTPALREATAAWAARTRGAVGLDPAAVLPTVGSKELVAWLPTQLGLGPGDVVVIPEVAYPTYDVGARLAGARAVAVPPGGWPTEEQLAGDRVRLVWLNSPSNPTGAVAGVEQLRAAVDRARAEGAVVASDECYAELAWDVPEVPSVLDPRVCGTGPGSHDGLLLVTSLSKRSNLAGYRGAVVLGDRELVAHLLAVRKHAGMIVPAPVQAAVAAAFADDEHVAVQRERYRERRRVLRTALEGAGLVVEHSEAGLYLWTRSAEGAGGSGGRDLLDRLAGVGVLVAPGDFYGPSAGAHVRVALTATDERVRAAAARLGSLAG; the protein is encoded by the coding sequence CTGAGCGGCTGGTCCGCGCGCGGCGGCGGGGCCTCCCGGACCGGCGCCCTGCCGGACTTCCCCTGGGACACCATCCGCGCCGCGGCCGACCGCGCCCGCAGCCACCCCGGCGGCATCGTCGACCTGTCGGTCGGCACCCCGGTCGACCCGACGCCCGAGGTGGTGCAGCGCGCCCTGCGGGACGCCGCGGACGCCCCCGGCTACCCGCTGACGGCGGGCACGCCCGCCCTGCGCGAGGCGACCGCCGCGTGGGCGGCCCGCACGCGCGGGGCCGTGGGGCTGGACCCGGCCGCGGTGCTGCCGACCGTGGGCTCCAAGGAGCTCGTGGCCTGGCTGCCCACGCAGCTGGGGCTCGGCCCGGGCGACGTCGTCGTCATCCCCGAGGTCGCCTACCCCACCTACGACGTGGGGGCCCGCCTGGCGGGGGCCCGCGCCGTCGCCGTCCCCCCGGGCGGCTGGCCCACCGAGGAGCAGCTCGCCGGTGACCGGGTGCGGCTGGTGTGGCTGAACAGCCCCTCCAACCCCACCGGCGCCGTGGCGGGCGTGGAGCAGCTGCGCGCCGCGGTGGACCGCGCCCGCGCCGAGGGCGCCGTGGTGGCCTCCGACGAGTGCTACGCCGAGCTGGCGTGGGACGTGCCCGAGGTGCCCAGCGTCCTGGACCCCCGCGTGTGCGGCACCGGCCCCGGCAGCCACGACGGGCTGCTGCTGGTCACCTCGCTGTCCAAGCGCTCCAACCTCGCCGGGTACCGCGGCGCCGTGGTGCTCGGCGACCGCGAGCTGGTGGCCCACCTGCTGGCCGTGCGCAAGCACGCCGGGATGATCGTGCCGGCCCCCGTCCAGGCCGCCGTCGCGGCGGCCTTCGCCGACGACGAGCACGTGGCCGTGCAGCGCGAGCGCTACCGCGAGCGCCGCCGGGTGCTGAGGACCGCGCTGGAGGGCGCCGGCCTGGTGGTGGAGCACTCCGAGGCGGGGCTGTACCTCTGGACCCGCTCCGCCGAGGGCGCCGGCGGGTCCGGTGGCCGTGACCTGCTGGACCGGCTGGCGGGGGTGGGGGTGCTCGTGGCCCCCGGCGACTTCTACGGACCGTCAGCGGGCGCGCACGTGAGGGTCGCGCTGACCGCCACCGACGAGCGGGTCCGGGCCGCCGCTGCACGGCTGGGCTCCCTGGCCGGGTAG